From the Accumulibacter sp. genome, one window contains:
- a CDS encoding O-acetylhomoserine aminocarboxypropyltransferase/cysteine synthase family protein, protein MKLETLAVHAGYSPEPTTKAVAVPIYQTTSYSFDSTQHGADLFDLKVAGNIYTRIMNPTQDVLEKRVAAMEGGIGGLALASGQAAITYAIMTIAEAGDNIVSASTLYGGTYNLFAHTLPQYGIDVRFANHADPASFEKLINGRTKALYCESVGNPLGNVTDFEPLAEIAHRHGVPLIVDNTVPSPYLCRPFEHGADIVVHSLTKYIGGHGNSIGGMIVDSGRFPWAEHKSKFKRLNEPDVSYHGVVYTEALGPAAFIGRARVVPLRNMGAAISPLNSFLILQGLETLPLRMDRICSNTEKVAAYLRAHAKVAWVNYAGLPDHPDHPLVQKYMDGKASGILTFGVKGTDCSGSVAGARFQDALQLFTRLVNIGDAKSLACHPASTTHRQLGATELAKAGVSEEMIRLSIGIEHIDDLVADLEQALATV, encoded by the coding sequence ATGAAACTCGAAACCCTCGCCGTCCATGCTGGCTACAGCCCCGAGCCGACGACCAAGGCCGTCGCCGTGCCGATCTACCAGACGACTTCCTATTCTTTCGACAGCACCCAGCACGGCGCCGACCTCTTTGATCTCAAGGTCGCCGGCAACATCTACACGCGCATCATGAACCCGACGCAGGACGTCCTCGAGAAGCGGGTGGCGGCGATGGAAGGCGGTATCGGCGGACTGGCACTGGCCTCCGGACAGGCGGCGATCACCTATGCCATCATGACCATCGCCGAGGCCGGCGACAACATCGTTTCCGCGTCGACGCTCTACGGCGGCACCTACAACCTGTTCGCGCACACCCTGCCACAGTATGGCATCGACGTCCGCTTCGCCAACCACGCCGATCCGGCGAGTTTCGAGAAACTGATCAACGGCAGGACCAAGGCGCTGTATTGCGAATCGGTCGGCAACCCGCTCGGCAACGTCACCGACTTCGAGCCGCTGGCCGAGATCGCGCACCGCCACGGGGTGCCACTGATCGTCGACAACACGGTTCCCTCGCCCTATCTCTGCCGCCCCTTCGAGCATGGCGCCGACATCGTCGTGCACTCGCTGACCAAGTACATCGGCGGGCATGGCAACTCGATCGGCGGCATGATCGTCGACAGCGGCCGCTTCCCCTGGGCCGAGCACAAGTCGAAGTTCAAGCGTCTCAACGAACCCGATGTCTCCTACCACGGCGTCGTTTACACCGAGGCGCTCGGACCGGCCGCCTTCATCGGCCGCGCGCGCGTCGTCCCACTGCGCAACATGGGCGCCGCCATCTCGCCCCTGAACAGCTTCCTCATCCTGCAGGGCCTCGAAACGCTGCCGCTGCGCATGGACCGCATCTGCAGCAACACCGAGAAGGTGGCCGCATACCTGCGCGCGCACGCCAAGGTGGCGTGGGTCAACTACGCGGGCCTGCCCGATCATCCCGACCATCCGCTGGTGCAAAAGTACATGGACGGCAAGGCGTCGGGGATTCTCACCTTTGGCGTCAAGGGAACCGACTGCAGCGGATCGGTGGCCGGCGCCCGCTTCCAGGACGCATTGCAGTTGTTCACCCGACTGGTCAACATCGGCGACGCCAAATCGCTCGCCTGCCACCCGGCATCGACCACCCACCGCCAGCTCGGTGCGACCGAACTGGCGAAGGCCGGGGTGTCGGAAGAGATGATCCGGCTATCGATCGGCATCGAGCACATCGACGATCTGGTCGCCGACCTCGAGCAGGCGCTGGCCACGGTCTGA
- a CDS encoding pyridoxal phosphate-dependent decarboxylase family protein produces MMMSADTDAAGGADGALRAAYELATAFLASLPQRAVSRVPTPQEMALALDEALPENGCDAAGVVGEWFARAERGITASPGPRFFGFVNGGATPAALAGDWLASAIDQNAGLWAGSPAAAQTELVVLRWLQELFGLPGAWQGALTSGATMANLVGLATARQWAGRQLGFDAAGDGLAGRPPIVVAGSSEIHLSAVKCLGTLGFGRNQVRRVDARHGEVDLDALAGLLRDVDGPVILVGNAGEVNSGHFDDLAALADLRDGHPGGAWLHVDAAFGLFAAVSPRLAHLVRGIERADSVAADGHKWLNVPYDCGFAFVRDGALLREAFAVAGAYVAAGAGWDPFTHVPEMSRRFRGLAAWCALKAYGRAGYRALVERCVDNAAAFARWVEATPGIELMNPAPLNIVCFRLVRPGLDGSANDELNRAAVRAIQADGRAFVTGTVWQGRAAIRAAFDNWRTTAADVGLLQEAVAQAGASLSA; encoded by the coding sequence ATGATGATGAGTGCAGACACGGATGCAGCAGGCGGTGCCGACGGGGCACTGCGCGCGGCCTACGAGCTGGCGACGGCCTTTCTCGCTTCGCTGCCGCAGCGCGCGGTGAGCCGGGTGCCAACACCGCAGGAAATGGCCCTGGCCCTCGATGAGGCGTTGCCCGAGAACGGCTGCGACGCCGCAGGCGTCGTCGGCGAGTGGTTCGCCCGCGCCGAGCGCGGCATCACCGCTTCGCCAGGGCCGCGCTTCTTCGGTTTCGTCAATGGCGGTGCGACGCCGGCGGCGCTCGCCGGTGACTGGCTGGCCTCCGCGATCGACCAGAACGCCGGCCTGTGGGCGGGCAGCCCGGCGGCGGCGCAGACCGAACTCGTCGTTCTGCGCTGGCTGCAGGAGCTCTTCGGCCTGCCAGGGGCCTGGCAAGGCGCGCTGACCAGCGGCGCGACGATGGCCAATCTCGTCGGACTCGCCACGGCGCGGCAGTGGGCGGGTCGGCAGCTCGGTTTCGATGCGGCCGGCGATGGCCTCGCCGGCCGGCCGCCGATCGTCGTCGCCGGCAGCAGTGAAATCCATCTCAGCGCCGTCAAATGCCTCGGTACGCTGGGCTTCGGTCGCAACCAGGTGCGCCGGGTGGATGCCCGCCACGGCGAGGTGGACCTCGATGCACTGGCCGGTCTGTTGCGCGACGTCGACGGTCCGGTGATCCTCGTCGGCAATGCCGGCGAGGTCAACAGCGGCCACTTCGACGACCTTGCGGCGCTGGCCGACCTGCGCGACGGGCATCCGGGCGGCGCCTGGCTGCATGTGGACGCAGCCTTCGGGCTGTTTGCAGCCGTTTCACCGCGGCTGGCGCACCTCGTCCGCGGCATCGAGCGCGCCGACTCGGTGGCGGCGGACGGCCACAAATGGCTGAACGTGCCGTACGACTGCGGCTTCGCCTTCGTCCGTGACGGCGCCCTGCTGCGTGAGGCTTTCGCGGTTGCCGGTGCCTACGTTGCCGCTGGTGCGGGTTGGGATCCCTTCACCCATGTCCCCGAGATGTCGCGTCGCTTCCGCGGTCTTGCCGCGTGGTGTGCACTGAAGGCCTACGGTCGCGCCGGCTATCGCGCGCTGGTCGAACGCTGCGTCGACAATGCCGCCGCGTTTGCGCGCTGGGTCGAGGCGACGCCGGGGATCGAACTGATGAATCCGGCGCCGCTGAACATCGTCTGTTTCCGGCTCGTCCGCCCCGGGCTCGACGGCAGCGCGAACGACGAACTGAACCGGGCGGCGGTGCGTGCGATCCAGGCCGATGGCCGTGCCTTCGTCACCGGCACCGTCTGGCAGGGCCGCGCCGCCATTCGCGCCGCGTTCGACAACTGGCGGACGACGGCTGCCGATGTCGGCCTGCTGCAGGAAGCGGTGGCGCAGGCTGGCGCTTCCCTGTCCGCCTGA
- a CDS encoding lipid-binding SYLF domain-containing protein: protein MNPNVFQRLGRAAHVLLVVLIAGLAGSFSAVAADRTALERDARQAYQKLTARVPAAKALARDAVAVLVFPKITKAGFVVGGQYGEGVLFRGEAVVGHYNTAGASFGLQAGAQEYGYAMFFMNERSLAALTETDGFEVGVGPSVVMVDQGMGKSLTTMNAKEDIYAFVFGQKGLMAGIGLQGNKITRLKD, encoded by the coding sequence ATGAACCCGAATGTCTTCCAGCGGCTTGGCCGCGCTGCACACGTCCTTCTCGTCGTCCTGATCGCCGGCCTTGCCGGTTCCTTTTCCGCCGTTGCCGCCGACCGGACCGCGCTCGAGCGGGACGCGCGGCAGGCCTACCAGAAACTGACGGCGCGAGTGCCGGCGGCGAAGGCTCTGGCGCGCGATGCGGTGGCCGTGCTCGTCTTTCCGAAGATCACCAAGGCCGGTTTCGTCGTCGGCGGTCAGTACGGTGAAGGCGTGCTGTTCCGCGGCGAGGCCGTCGTCGGCCACTACAACACGGCCGGTGCCTCCTTCGGCCTGCAGGCCGGCGCCCAGGAGTACGGCTATGCGATGTTCTTCATGAACGAGAGGTCGCTGGCGGCGTTGACCGAGACCGACGGTTTCGAGGTCGGCGTCGGTCCGTCGGTGGTGATGGTCGACCAGGGAATGGGCAAGTCGCTGACGACGATGAACGCCAAGGAGGACATCTACGCCTTCGTCTTCGGCCAGAAGGGACTGATGGCCGGCATCGGGCTGCAGGGCAACAAGATCACCCGGCTGAAGGACTGA
- a CDS encoding sensor domain-containing diguanylate cyclase — MSASLQHLPLVDLRADDAEIEHYAALLDSLGVALIAFAEDRTPRQHNARAEELLGDGTPEWIDENGRPLRDEERPELQVRATLRPVHQRAVGIRTQATAAVIWCRASAFPVFAADGSLRRILLLLADGPRRGRIAGDRHHLPAHDPHTGVFTQRYIDVLLDDERRRAQRYGTPFAVALIAIDHFPTRCHAEGDERVLARAARLLRHSLREFEMIGRHGADRFLIILPNVRVNEAMVGLERLRETIEVGSTQGGDAGITISGGVSEYSGEDQPALIERLESLLASARDSGCNRLCVDLDLF; from the coding sequence ATGTCCGCTAGCCTGCAGCACCTGCCGCTCGTCGATCTGCGTGCCGATGACGCAGAAATCGAGCACTACGCCGCGCTGCTCGACAGCCTCGGCGTCGCACTCATCGCCTTCGCCGAAGACCGCACGCCACGCCAGCACAACGCCCGCGCCGAAGAGCTGCTCGGCGACGGCACGCCCGAGTGGATCGACGAAAACGGGCGGCCGTTACGCGACGAGGAGCGTCCCGAGTTGCAGGTGCGCGCGACACTGCGGCCGGTTCATCAACGGGCGGTCGGCATCCGGACGCAGGCCACGGCCGCGGTCATCTGGTGCCGCGCGAGCGCCTTTCCGGTCTTTGCCGCCGACGGCAGCCTGCGCCGCATCCTGCTGCTCCTCGCCGACGGGCCGCGCCGCGGCCGCATCGCCGGCGACCGGCACCACCTGCCGGCACACGACCCGCACACCGGAGTCTTCACCCAGCGCTACATCGACGTCCTGCTCGACGACGAAAGACGCCGCGCACAACGCTACGGCACCCCCTTCGCCGTTGCGCTGATCGCCATCGACCACTTCCCGACCCGCTGCCATGCCGAGGGCGACGAGCGCGTGCTGGCGCGCGCCGCACGCCTGCTGCGCCACAGCCTGCGTGAATTCGAGATGATCGGTCGCCATGGCGCCGACAGATTCCTGATCATCCTGCCCAACGTACGGGTCAACGAAGCCATGGTCGGTCTCGAGCGCCTGCGCGAAACGATCGAAGTGGGCAGCACGCAGGGTGGCGACGCCGGCATCACGATCAGCGGCGGCGTCAGCGAGTACAGCGGTGAGGACCAGCCCGCCCTGATCGAGCGCCTCGAGTCGCTGCTGGCGAGCGCACGCGACTCCGGCTGCAACCGTCTCTGCGTCGATCTCGACCTGTTCTAG
- a CDS encoding LamB/YcsF family protein — protein MAQAINLNADLGESFGAWRMGSDAELLPIIATASIACGFHAGDPLVMRRTLRQALAAGVSIGAHPSYPDLQGFGRRVMRLPADELEALLIYQIGALAGMAQAEGARLTHVKPHGALSNMACAEAAIAASVVAAIRCFDPQLILLAPALSQLALAGAAAGLRVASEIFADRTYTDAGNLLPRGQPGAQLHAAADCVAHVLRMLDAGGIVSTRGKRIASEVHSICVHGDGAQAVAVATAIRSALLAAGMRLLPLPQVLASAESVPPSTMV, from the coding sequence ATGGCGCAGGCGATCAACCTCAACGCCGACCTCGGCGAAAGCTTCGGTGCCTGGCGGATGGGCAGCGACGCCGAACTGCTGCCGATCATCGCTACCGCCAGCATTGCCTGCGGCTTCCACGCCGGCGATCCGCTGGTGATGCGGCGGACGCTGCGGCAGGCGCTGGCGGCGGGCGTCAGCATTGGCGCGCACCCGTCGTACCCCGACCTGCAGGGCTTCGGGCGGCGCGTGATGCGGCTGCCGGCGGACGAGCTCGAGGCGCTGCTGATCTACCAGATCGGTGCCCTTGCCGGCATGGCGCAGGCGGAAGGTGCTCGCCTGACACACGTCAAGCCGCACGGCGCGCTGAGCAACATGGCATGCGCGGAAGCGGCGATCGCGGCTTCGGTCGTCGCGGCGATCCGCTGCTTCGATCCGCAGCTGATTCTCCTCGCGCCCGCGCTGTCGCAGCTGGCGCTGGCCGGGGCAGCAGCGGGTCTGCGGGTGGCGAGCGAGATTTTCGCCGACCGGACGTACACTGATGCCGGCAACCTGCTGCCGCGCGGTCAACCGGGCGCACAACTGCATGCGGCCGCCGATTGCGTGGCGCACGTGCTGCGCATGCTCGACGCCGGGGGCATCGTCAGCACCCGTGGCAAGCGCATCGCGAGCGAGGTGCACAGCATCTGCGTACACGGCGATGGGGCGCAGGCGGTGGCTGTGGCAACCGCCATCCGCAGCGCGTTGCTCGCTGCCGGCATGCGGCTGCTGCCGCTGCCGCAGGTGCTGGCGTCGGCCGAGTCCGTTCCGCCGTCGACGATGGTTTAG
- the queD gene encoding 6-carboxytetrahydropterin synthase QueD, protein MLITRRLEFDAGHRIPDHRSQCRHLHGHRYALEITLAGDIISEAGDPANGMVMDFSQVKALAMQHLVDAWDHAFLVYRGDRPVVDFLASLPEHRTVVLDCVPTAENLVRTAFAILDPVYRDTYGNHLRLERLRLYETPNCWAEAVRS, encoded by the coding sequence ATGCTCATCACCCGTCGCCTCGAGTTCGACGCGGGCCACCGCATTCCCGACCACAGGAGCCAGTGCCGTCACCTGCACGGCCATCGCTACGCGCTCGAGATCACCCTTGCCGGCGACATCATCAGCGAGGCGGGCGACCCGGCCAATGGCATGGTGATGGACTTCTCGCAGGTGAAGGCGCTGGCCATGCAGCATCTGGTCGATGCCTGGGATCATGCCTTCCTGGTCTACCGCGGCGACCGGCCGGTGGTCGATTTTCTGGCTTCATTGCCGGAGCACCGGACGGTGGTTCTCGATTGCGTGCCGACGGCCGAGAACCTGGTGCGCACGGCGTTCGCGATTCTCGATCCGGTGTACCGCGACACCTACGGCAACCACTTGCGCCTCGAACGCCTGCGCCTCTATGAAACACCCAACTGCTGGGCCGAGGCCGTTCGCTCCTGA
- a CDS encoding biotin-dependent carboxyltransferase family protein: MNLRAVLEVLSPGAMASIQDRGRFGWRRIGVPRSGALEPGWLRLANALLGNPEDAPAIEFLTGGLAVRALQWPLQLALAGHFTAELRYTGGRRRIASWRSVCLAPGETLHCGSIAAGRVGYLALVGLVVLRHFGSASTYARAGLGGVDGRPLVPGVRLSVAAGGGGERMLWRPPAVDEAAIRVVAGPQDDHFDVLAMPTLVGEAYRISPAADRMGIRLDGPLLGHRPEKGAEIVSDATVPGSIQVPGNGQPIVLLADGQTAGGYPKIATVISADLPRLAVMAPGQAVRFAAVSVAAAEEAARARQAELQALLAGIGPLVEPGEHDPQALYTANLISGAVDATAADGSPMSAYHLPGEP; the protein is encoded by the coding sequence GTGAACCTGCGTGCCGTGCTCGAGGTGCTCAGCCCGGGGGCGATGGCATCGATACAGGATCGCGGGCGCTTTGGCTGGCGGCGGATCGGGGTGCCACGCTCGGGGGCGCTCGAACCGGGCTGGCTGCGCCTGGCCAACGCGCTGCTCGGCAACCCCGAGGACGCGCCGGCGATCGAGTTCCTCACCGGCGGGCTGGCGGTGCGAGCGCTGCAATGGCCGCTGCAGCTGGCCCTCGCCGGCCATTTCACGGCTGAACTGCGGTACACCGGCGGTCGTCGCCGCATCGCTTCGTGGCGCAGCGTCTGCCTCGCGCCGGGCGAGACGCTGCACTGCGGCAGCATCGCTGCGGGCCGCGTCGGCTACCTGGCGCTGGTCGGTCTGGTGGTGCTGCGGCATTTTGGCAGCGCATCGACCTACGCCCGAGCCGGCCTCGGCGGCGTCGACGGTCGCCCGCTGGTGCCGGGTGTGCGGCTGTCGGTGGCGGCCGGCGGCGGCGGTGAGCGGATGCTGTGGCGCCCGCCGGCGGTCGACGAGGCGGCGATCCGGGTCGTCGCGGGACCACAGGACGACCACTTCGATGTCCTGGCGATGCCGACCCTGGTCGGCGAGGCTTACCGCATCTCGCCAGCCGCCGATCGCATGGGCATCCGTCTCGACGGACCGCTGCTCGGACACCGTCCGGAGAAGGGTGCGGAGATCGTTTCCGATGCGACGGTGCCGGGATCGATCCAGGTGCCGGGCAACGGGCAGCCGATCGTCCTGCTCGCCGATGGCCAGACCGCCGGCGGCTACCCGAAGATCGCCACCGTCATCAGCGCCGACCTGCCACGGCTGGCGGTCATGGCGCCGGGACAGGCGGTCCGCTTCGCCGCCGTGTCGGTGGCGGCGGCCGAGGAGGCGGCGCGCGCGCGGCAAGCGGAACTGCAGGCGCTGCTCGCCGGCATCGGGCCGCTGGTCGAACCTGGCGAACACGATCCGCAGGCGCTCTACACCGCCAACCTGATCAGCGGCGCCGTCGATGCCACAGCAGCAGACGGCTCGCCGATGTCGGCCTACCACTTGCCGGGCGAGCCATGA
- the zapE gene encoding cell division protein ZapE, with the protein MPHRVLKVPERGMIEAYERLLAARGFQADSAQRAAAERLQRLYYELLSFKVGRRSTLRRFFSPPPLPTGVYFWGGVGRGKSFLMDCFFDAVPYRRKRRIHFHAFMHGVHRQLNELKGESDPLLKVAERIASELRLLCFDEFHVSDIADAMILGRLLEALFAHGVVFVMTSNYPPDGLYPNGLQRENFLPTIALIKSRLDVLVIDAGIDYRLRTLEQVEIFHHPVDAAAELKMAEYFSAIAGDAGTQGGSIEVLGRDIPTLRRGNGVIWFDFKSLCGGPRSQNDYLELARGYHTVLLSAIPKMSASMSSEARRFTWLVDIFYDHKVKLIATADCGPDLLYTEGTQASEFFRTASRLTEMRSRDYLGLPHLS; encoded by the coding sequence ATGCCTCACAGAGTTCTCAAGGTCCCCGAGCGGGGAATGATCGAAGCCTACGAGCGACTGCTCGCGGCGCGCGGTTTTCAGGCCGATTCGGCGCAACGGGCCGCTGCCGAGCGTCTGCAGCGGCTCTATTACGAACTGCTGTCGTTCAAGGTCGGGCGCCGCAGCACGCTGCGGCGGTTCTTCTCGCCGCCGCCGCTGCCGACTGGCGTCTACTTCTGGGGTGGTGTCGGTCGCGGCAAGAGCTTCCTGATGGATTGCTTCTTCGATGCCGTTCCCTACCGGCGCAAGCGGCGCATCCACTTCCATGCCTTCATGCATGGCGTGCATCGCCAGCTGAACGAGCTCAAGGGCGAGAGCGACCCTTTGCTGAAGGTGGCCGAGCGCATCGCGAGCGAGCTGCGGCTGCTCTGCTTCGATGAATTCCACGTTTCCGACATCGCCGACGCGATGATCCTCGGTCGTTTGCTGGAAGCGCTGTTCGCGCACGGCGTCGTCTTCGTCATGACTTCGAACTACCCGCCGGACGGTCTCTATCCGAACGGGCTGCAGCGCGAGAACTTCCTGCCGACGATCGCGCTGATCAAGTCGCGGCTCGACGTCCTGGTTATCGACGCCGGCATCGACTACCGGTTGCGCACGCTCGAGCAGGTGGAGATCTTCCACCACCCGGTGGATGCCGCCGCCGAGCTGAAAATGGCGGAGTACTTCAGCGCCATAGCCGGCGACGCCGGCACACAGGGCGGCAGCATCGAGGTGCTCGGGCGCGACATCCCGACCTTGCGGCGCGGCAACGGCGTCATCTGGTTCGATTTCAAGTCCTTGTGCGGTGGGCCGCGTTCGCAGAACGACTACCTCGAACTCGCCCGCGGCTATCACACGGTGCTGCTGTCGGCGATCCCGAAGATGTCGGCGAGCATGTCTTCCGAGGCGCGCCGTTTCACCTGGCTGGTCGACATCTTCTACGACCACAAGGTGAAGCTGATCGCGACCGCGGATTGTGGTCCGGATTTGCTATACACCGAAGGGACGCAGGCGAGCGAGTTCTTCCGCACCGCCAGCCGGCTGACCGAGATGCGCTCGCGCGACTACCTCGGGCTGCCGCACCTCTCGTGA
- a CDS encoding AMP-dependent synthetase/ligase has product MPELVSRQALDTFPRLLVEHARVRGGKPAMREKDRGIWQCWTWAEVAGEVRALASGLAEMGLRRGDNLAIVGDNRPRMYMMMTAVQCLGGVPVPLYQDAVASEMLFALLDAEVRFIFVEDQEQVDKVLEIREQLPLLEHLFYDDARGMRHYTLPYIHDIRELMAMGRIHDRNHPDLLDGEVAAGAADDVSVMLYTSGTTGKPKGVRLTHAAFISAARGGAAFDHLGADDDILSYLPMAWVGDHLFSFAQAMVAGFTINCPESAETVMNDLREIGPTYYFAPPRVFENLLTQVMIRMEDASRIKQRMFHFFMAVARRSGAEILDRKPVAPLDRILYALGDLLVYGPLKNVLGMSRIRVAYTAGAAIGPDLFRFYRSLGINLKQLYGQTETCAYVCLQPDGQIRFDSVGKPAPGVEVQIADNGEILVRGPMLLKEYYKRPDATAEAINADGYFMTGDAGLFDADGHLKIIDRAKDVGKLANGAMYAPNYIENKLKFFPHIKEAVVFGDRREMVCAFINIDIGAVGNWAERRGLAYSGYTDLAAKPEVYGLIQECIEKVNAELVGEGPLADSQVHRFLILHKELDPDDDELTRTRKVRRNFVAEKYAPLIDALYSGRSSQYIETAVKFEDGRQGKVAADLAIREPKTFPIERRAA; this is encoded by the coding sequence ATGCCGGAGTTGGTTTCCCGGCAGGCTCTGGATACCTTTCCACGCCTGCTGGTCGAGCATGCACGGGTACGCGGCGGCAAGCCGGCGATGCGCGAGAAGGACCGGGGTATCTGGCAGTGCTGGACCTGGGCCGAGGTCGCTGGGGAGGTGCGCGCGCTGGCCAGTGGTCTCGCCGAGATGGGTCTGCGGCGCGGCGACAATCTGGCGATCGTCGGCGACAACCGGCCGCGCATGTACATGATGATGACCGCCGTGCAGTGTCTCGGCGGCGTGCCGGTGCCGCTCTACCAGGATGCGGTGGCGAGCGAGATGCTCTTCGCCCTGCTCGACGCCGAGGTACGCTTCATCTTCGTCGAGGATCAGGAGCAGGTCGACAAGGTGCTCGAGATCCGCGAGCAGTTGCCGCTGCTCGAACACCTCTTCTACGATGATGCGCGCGGCATGCGCCACTACACGCTGCCGTACATCCACGACATCCGCGAGCTGATGGCGATGGGGCGGATCCACGATCGCAACCATCCCGACCTGCTCGACGGCGAGGTCGCTGCCGGCGCCGCCGACGACGTCAGCGTCATGCTCTACACCTCGGGCACCACCGGCAAGCCGAAGGGGGTTCGCCTGACGCATGCGGCTTTCATCAGCGCGGCGCGTGGCGGGGCGGCATTCGATCATCTGGGCGCTGACGACGACATCCTGTCGTACCTGCCGATGGCGTGGGTCGGCGACCACCTTTTTTCCTTCGCGCAGGCGATGGTGGCCGGGTTCACGATCAACTGCCCGGAGTCGGCCGAGACGGTGATGAACGATCTGCGCGAGATCGGTCCGACCTACTACTTCGCACCGCCACGGGTGTTCGAGAATCTGCTGACGCAGGTGATGATCCGCATGGAGGACGCCAGCCGCATCAAGCAGAGGATGTTCCATTTCTTCATGGCCGTTGCCCGGCGCAGTGGCGCGGAGATTCTCGACCGCAAGCCGGTCGCGCCGCTCGACCGCATCCTCTACGCGCTCGGCGACCTGCTCGTCTATGGCCCGCTGAAGAACGTTCTCGGCATGAGCCGCATCCGCGTCGCCTACACCGCCGGCGCCGCGATCGGGCCGGACCTGTTCCGCTTCTATCGCTCGCTCGGCATCAACCTGAAACAGCTCTACGGCCAGACCGAGACCTGCGCCTACGTCTGCCTGCAGCCCGACGGACAGATCAGGTTCGACAGCGTCGGCAAGCCGGCGCCGGGCGTCGAGGTGCAGATCGCCGACAACGGCGAGATCCTGGTGCGCGGTCCGATGCTGCTCAAGGAGTACTACAAGCGTCCCGACGCGACGGCCGAGGCGATCAATGCCGATGGCTATTTCATGACAGGCGACGCGGGTCTGTTCGATGCCGACGGCCACCTGAAGATCATCGATCGCGCCAAGGATGTCGGCAAGCTGGCCAACGGCGCGATGTACGCGCCGAACTACATCGAGAACAAGCTGAAGTTCTTTCCGCACATCAAGGAAGCGGTGGTCTTCGGCGACCGGCGCGAGATGGTCTGCGCCTTCATCAACATCGACATCGGTGCCGTCGGCAACTGGGCCGAGCGGCGCGGCCTTGCCTATTCGGGCTATACCGACCTGGCCGCCAAGCCGGAGGTCTATGGACTGATCCAGGAATGCATCGAGAAGGTGAACGCCGAACTCGTCGGCGAGGGGCCACTTGCCGATTCGCAGGTGCACCGCTTTCTCATCCTGCACAAGGAACTCGACCCGGACGACGACGAACTGACGCGGACGCGCAAGGTCCGCCGCAACTTCGTCGCCGAGAAGTACGCGCCGCTGATCGATGCCCTCTACTCCGGCCGCAGCAGCCAGTACATCGAGACCGCGGTCAAGTTCGAGGACGGGCGGCAGGGCAAGGTCGCCGCCGACCTCGCGATCCGCGAGCCGAAGACCTTCCCGATCGAGCGGAGGGCCGCCTGA
- the pxpB gene encoding 5-oxoprolinase subunit PxpB, translated as MSYRFLSLGDAALTIEFGDAIDRRLLAEVAAADQALLQALADGQLPGVVETVPTFRSLTVIYDPLRSTRTRLEAVIDAALRQALPLVVAQQRRVWQLPVCYGDQLTECGPDLDGLAAACGLRAAEVVRLHAGGCYEVYMLGFLPGFAFMGDLPPALACARRSEPRTLVPAGSVAIAGRLTAIYPWQSPGGWQLIGACPLPLFSPSWTQPALLQVGDRVRLRAIDAGEFAALQAAAPALRRATQPPLAFLAAAAE; from the coding sequence TTGAGCTACCGTTTCCTTTCCCTTGGCGATGCCGCGCTGACCATCGAGTTCGGTGATGCCATCGATCGCCGCCTGCTGGCCGAAGTCGCGGCAGCCGATCAGGCGCTGCTGCAGGCGCTTGCCGATGGGCAGTTGCCCGGGGTCGTCGAGACGGTGCCGACCTTCCGTTCGCTGACGGTGATTTACGATCCATTGCGCAGCACGCGGACGCGACTCGAAGCGGTGATCGACGCCGCGCTGCGGCAGGCTTTGCCGCTCGTCGTGGCGCAGCAGCGGCGGGTCTGGCAGCTGCCAGTCTGCTACGGCGACCAGCTCACCGAGTGCGGGCCGGATCTCGACGGGTTGGCGGCGGCCTGCGGCCTCAGAGCCGCCGAGGTGGTCCGCTTGCATGCCGGCGGCTGCTACGAGGTGTACATGCTGGGCTTCCTGCCGGGCTTCGCCTTCATGGGCGATCTGCCGCCGGCGCTGGCGTGCGCGCGTCGCAGCGAGCCGCGGACGCTGGTCCCCGCCGGCAGCGTGGCGATCGCCGGCAGGCTGACCGCGATCTATCCCTGGCAAAGTCCGGGCGGCTGGCAGCTGATCGGCGCCTGCCCGTTGCCACTGTTCTCACCGTCGTGGACGCAGCCGGCGCTGCTGCAGGTCGGCGACCGGGTGCGGCTGCGCGCCATCGATGCCGGCGAGTTCGCCGCGCTGCAGGCGGCGGCGCCAGCGCTGCGCCGAGCGACGCAGCCGCCGCTGGCCTTCCTGGCGGCGGCCGCGGAGTGA